A portion of the Lolium rigidum isolate FL_2022 chromosome 1, APGP_CSIRO_Lrig_0.1, whole genome shotgun sequence genome contains these proteins:
- the LOC124654498 gene encoding probable non-specific lipid-transfer protein 3, with product MTTPTRCLPALAAVAALLLLAGRWQEAEAGPENNDCAVAQTAFSDCIAYVSGFEDKFSPRCCRGLADIKDLAPTADRRRALCACIHSEMVAVGKVIPDRASTLPAKCGVRITFLPTSYYFKCSQSSETCGIEAASSSRESASRRDSPVAASLPMRASDRSGGAPTAARRFGPLLFSLSSLSPLLPLCAASPGCPSPGAAADDTAPLADLSPREL from the exons ATGACTACGCCTACCCGCTGCCTCCCGGCGCTGGCCGCCGTTGCCGCTCTCCTCTTGCTCGCCGGCAGGTGGCAGGAAGCCGAGGCGGGGCCGGAGAACAACGACTGTGCCGTCGCTCAGACGGCGTTCAGCGACTGCATCGCCTACGTCTCCGGCTTCGAGGACAAGTTCTCGCCCCGCTGCTGCAGGGGGCTGGCCGACATCAAGGACCTGGCGCCCACGGCTGACCGGCGGCGTGCTCTGTGCGCGTGCATCCACTCTGAGATGGTCGCCGTTGGCAAGGTGATCCCCGACCGCGCCAGCACCCTCCCCGCCAAGTGCGGCGTCCGTATCACCTTCCTTCCGACCAGCTACTACTTCAAGTGCTCACA ATCCTCAGAAACCTGTGGAATCGAAGCGGCCTCTTCGTCCCGCGAGTCTGCGAGCAGGCGAGACTCGCCCGTCGCCGCCTCCCTCCCGATGCGTGCGAGCGACCGGAGCGGCGGAGCCCCGACGGCGGCGCGCAGGTTCGGTCCCCTCCTCTTCTCCCTTTCCTCGCtttcccctcttcttcccctctgcgccgcctccccTGGCTGCCCCTCTCCCGGCGCGGCCGCCGACGACACGGCCCCGCTCGCCGACCTCTCCCCGCGGGAGCTCTAG